The following coding sequences lie in one Mycobacterium sp. Z3061 genomic window:
- a CDS encoding DUF3297 family protein, producing MSEEQTNDVPPDRLSIDPRSPFYSEEALSRDVGIRFNGVEKTNVHEYDVAEGWVRVEVPTAKDRRGNPMVIKLSGTVEPYFRPSE from the coding sequence ATGTCCGAGGAACAGACGAATGACGTCCCGCCGGATCGCCTCTCCATTGATCCGCGCAGCCCGTTCTATAGCGAAGAGGCCCTGAGCCGCGACGTGGGTATTCGCTTCAACGGCGTCGAGAAAACCAACGTCCACGAATACGACGTTGCCGAGGGTTGGGTGCGTGTTGAAGTCCCCACAGCCAAAGATCGCCGCGGAAATCCCATGGTCATCAAGCTGAGCGGTACGGTCGAACCGTATTTCCGCCCGTCGGAATAG
- a CDS encoding pyridoxamine 5'-phosphate oxidase family protein — MSSQAGRLSTMVGRGQLRSGTADFLGAARLAVVTARDPSGTLWSSPLFGEPGFLSAIDSGTLHVDSHLPAADPLNNMPSGQLAGMIVIDFATRRRWRINGVVSASPSGGFDLEVDQSFGNCPKYITVRNLATPSSLLVPQRNPVFAGDTLRAQDHLLIQRADTFFLGTSHPTAGADSSHRGGPTGFVTAVHDRLWFPDYAGNNLFNSLGNIAVDPSAALLFIDFDTGTTLQLSGEAALTWDGSTPAEEVQTGRGVSFTPRHVVVARMGQ; from the coding sequence GTGAGCAGTCAGGCTGGACGGCTTTCCACGATGGTGGGTCGCGGCCAACTCCGTTCGGGAACAGCGGATTTCCTAGGTGCTGCTCGGCTGGCGGTCGTGACCGCCCGCGACCCCAGCGGCACACTGTGGAGCTCACCACTGTTCGGAGAGCCGGGCTTTCTGTCGGCGATCGACTCGGGCACGCTGCACGTCGACAGCCACCTTCCCGCGGCGGACCCGCTGAACAACATGCCCAGCGGTCAGCTTGCCGGCATGATCGTCATCGACTTTGCCACCCGGCGTCGCTGGCGGATCAACGGCGTGGTGAGCGCCAGCCCCTCCGGGGGATTCGATCTCGAGGTCGACCAGTCATTCGGTAACTGTCCGAAGTACATCACAGTACGCAATCTCGCTACGCCATCCAGTTTGCTTGTGCCGCAGCGGAATCCGGTCTTCGCCGGGGACACCCTACGTGCACAGGACCACCTGCTCATCCAACGCGCTGACACGTTCTTTCTGGGCACGTCGCACCCGACGGCGGGGGCTGACTCCTCCCACCGCGGTGGCCCAACAGGTTTCGTGACCGCCGTGCACGATCGGCTGTGGTTTCCCGACTATGCCGGCAACAACCTCTTCAACAGTCTCGGCAACATCGCCGTCGACCCCAGCGCCGCTCTGCTGTTCATCGACTTCGACACCGGGACAACACTTCAGCTGTCCGGGGAGGCAGCTCTGACGTGGGACGGTAGCACGCCCGCCGAGGAGGTTCAGACCGGACGCGGCGTGAGCTTCACTCCACGGCACGTCGTGGTCGCCAGGATGGGCCAGTAG
- a CDS encoding TIGR03086 family metal-binding protein, translating to MTALDLLKRADRRLAGLTAGLETADLNRPSPCTGWNVRSLLSHTVASIDAFATAIDGLGGPTEEELFSGSDILGAAPLAVVEDSIARSHRAWSTITDWQSPVATVLGEMPAEQAIGIITYSTLVHSWDLAVAVDVPVEFDADEAGLAEAVGSQLVPALRPQNLFGPAVAPGLTATPTQRVVAFAGRHPL from the coding sequence ATGACCGCACTCGACCTCCTCAAGCGTGCCGATCGCCGCCTCGCCGGCCTCACCGCTGGTCTCGAAACCGCCGATCTGAACCGCCCCAGCCCGTGCACCGGGTGGAATGTTCGGTCCCTGCTCAGCCACACCGTCGCGTCGATCGACGCCTTCGCCACCGCCATCGACGGACTGGGCGGCCCTACCGAGGAAGAACTCTTCAGCGGTTCCGACATCCTCGGCGCGGCCCCGCTCGCGGTCGTCGAGGACTCGATCGCGCGGTCTCATCGGGCGTGGTCGACCATCACCGACTGGCAGTCTCCGGTCGCGACCGTACTTGGCGAGATGCCCGCCGAACAGGCCATCGGGATCATCACCTACTCCACCCTGGTGCACAGCTGGGATCTCGCGGTCGCCGTCGACGTGCCCGTCGAGTTCGACGCCGACGAAGCGGGATTGGCGGAAGCCGTCGGGTCCCAACTCGTCCCCGCCCTGCGGCCGCAGAACCTCTTCGGCCCAGCCGTCGCACCGGGTTTGACGGCAACGCCGACTCAGCGAGTAGTCGCCTTCGCGGGTCGGCATCCGCTGTGA
- a CDS encoding ABATE domain-containing protein, whose translation MDPELRLKRAQAAGYFVAGEPLAVDLADTIITVHDPPTDLLPDEAACRGWWDLQRDRLPEVAPSPPLAPTIELRRAVRDILDAHLTGAAPRADTVELVNDVASRAAATRRLARSPSGWSALTRWRAATDQPYDIALAVVADSLIDLLVGPARGRLRRCQNPACSMLFVASDARRKFCTQNICANRTRVARHYRRHRSD comes from the coding sequence ATGGATCCCGAGTTGCGACTCAAGCGCGCCCAAGCGGCCGGCTACTTTGTCGCGGGAGAGCCGCTGGCGGTGGACCTGGCGGACACGATCATCACGGTCCATGACCCACCCACCGACCTTCTGCCTGATGAGGCCGCCTGCCGAGGGTGGTGGGACCTGCAACGGGATCGCCTGCCTGAGGTCGCACCGTCGCCACCCCTGGCACCCACCATCGAGTTGCGCCGCGCCGTCAGGGACATTCTCGACGCGCATCTGACGGGGGCCGCACCGAGGGCGGACACAGTCGAACTCGTTAACGACGTCGCCTCCCGGGCCGCCGCGACGCGACGGTTGGCGCGGTCACCCTCGGGATGGAGCGCCCTCACCCGATGGCGGGCCGCCACCGACCAGCCCTACGACATCGCACTTGCGGTGGTCGCCGACAGCCTCATCGACCTGCTGGTAGGGCCCGCGCGCGGCCGCCTGCGCCGATGCCAGAACCCAGCCTGCAGCATGCTTTTCGTGGCCTCCGATGCCCGCCGCAAGTTCTGCACCCAGAACATCTGCGCCAACCGGACTCGAGTGGCGCGGCACTATCGCCGCCACCGCTCCGACTGA